One part of the Oryzias melastigma strain HK-1 linkage group LG21, ASM292280v2, whole genome shotgun sequence genome encodes these proteins:
- the LOC112155270 gene encoding lactase-phlorizin hydrolase — translation MKELLWVACLFVFSLHGCGSLEVNGEEDFMLLAGPLTENVATGEHECSLPIVAASEPYFEVLKSRGVTHVKVPLSWAQLLPTGLPSQPQQDAVQCYKTLMKQLLKVGLQPLVVLHGSTVPDALRSRYGGWESQELVEMFQQYADFAFREFADLAHSWVTLSDLGSIWKNGQTAQQNILQLNKNLYKNFHQRFPGKLFAGKKLSFGLETKDKAALPHLEASTAADFLSVHIDYNCASPGDFEQQLRDFQISSGNLPVLIYKMTVHECAHSQQQPVEKLLHVLQSSGLDIIGCDIVEILLKMDQRKASLRSSHPGSRNSYQTVWDKFSSQSAADRDTFLEQSFPSGFQWATSAESFKVEGAWSVGGKGETIWDRFGHDNLAFENQTADLACDSYNKVEYDVYLLRGLQVNTYQFSISWARIFPTGHRDSQSEQGALYYDKLINALIESGIQPVVTLYHWDLPQALQDNGGWTNPTIVDAFKDYADFCFSRFGDRVKTWNTFSSPWVVSHAGHGTGEHPPGVKDYVSSSYQVTHNIIKSHAEAWHVYNDNYRATQGGKVGIALNSDWAEPKAPTNTEDIAAADRYLQFMLGWFAHPIFVDGDYSVALKTQIELKVKECPSSQPAVLPVFTTEEKARIKGTADFFGLNHFTSRLVNTAKGGCTPGPVGVGDYAADVDPSWPSTASDWIFSAPWGLRRLLNYISLEYLSANKVPIYITGNGMPTAYNTETINDVSRVEYLRNYINEALKAQALDGVDVQRFTVQSLMDGFEGPQGYSERFGLTHVNFEDANRQRTPKQSAYFFSGVIENNGFGTPARHLKEVAEITVTPRTSKLVASQVPSEAKVVWDTLSRQSRFQRHKYHYGTFPQDFLWGVSSSAYQIEGGWNADGKGPSIWDTFTHGINTIPEVANGDVACDSYNRLDEDLFMLGALKVKSYRFSLSWSRIFPDGRRSSLNQNGVNYYNRLIDGLLARGITPMVTLYYWDLPQALQDIGGWESVEMIDLFNDYSDFCFATFGDRVKFWITFNQPHTIAWAGYGTGAMPPNVNNPGTAPYIVAHNLIKAHATAYHTYDDKYRASQGGLVSIALDADWVEPYDVTVHREILAADRALQFRLGWFAHPIFKNGDYPEAMKEQVRAKSDLQKLTGSRLPAFTEEEKNFIMGTADVFCINHYTTKIVNHLTDELTPASYQFDRDIVENEEPNSPTTVIWGQRAVAWGLRRLLNWIKEEYGDPDIYVSENGAATDRGMTWDDIDRVFFYKTYIDEALKAYELDGVKIKGYIATSLLDSFEWLHGYIYAFGLHYVNFNDVNRPRTPKFSAHYLYQVMKDNGFPVTEVTGKLWGHFADDFMWSTATASYQIEGAWRADGKGMSIWDKFSHTPGKVLHNDNGDIACDSYNKLEIDIGLLKQLKVTHYRMSISWPRVLPDGTTNNINEAGVDYYHRVIDALLAANIQPQVTLYHWDLPQALEDQGGWLSDMVVDRFREYADFLFSRFGHKVKFWITINEPYIIALLGYGYGSFAPGISHDPGSLHYVAGHNVIKAHAEAWHVYNDKYRAEQKGRISITLNSDWAEPRNPYKQEDIDAAKRYMDFFLGWFANPIFVGDYNEPMKRIIRERSLANGLDKSRLPEFTPAEIERIRGTHDFFGLNHYTSVLAFSVDYGETLNYDADRGTVVISDRTWLESGSNWLKIAPLGFRKLLKYIKDEYGDPPILVTENGVSENGPVDLNDEHRSYFYENYINEMLKANMTDGANVIGYTAWSLMDNLEWASGYGERFGLFYVNHTNADRPRTPKTSVPFYTTIVRCNGFPNPADGPHDCTNPLFSTSGPISDVTTEPVQGNIVKFLGMELSIDEAVTGLNTTFALLIVSVVAVVGVTALLIVSKKRSKKRRDD, via the exons ATGAAGGAGCTCTTGTGGGTTGCGTGTCTGTTCGTCTTTAGCCTTCATGGGTGTGGAAGTCTGGAGGTGAATGGAGAGGAGGACTTCATGCTCCTTGCAGGTCCTCTGACTGAAAATGTGGCCACAGGGGAACATGAGTGCAGTCTTCCCATAGTTGCTGCTTCTGAGCCGTATTTTGAGGTCCTCAAGAGCAGAGGGGTGACCCACGTCAAGGTGCCACTGTCATGGGCTCAGCTCCTTCCCACCGGTCTGCCCAGCCAGCCCCAGCAGGATGCAGTCCAGTGTTACAAGACTCTGATGAAGCAGCTGCTGAAGGTGGGTCTTCAGCCTCTGGTCGTCCTCCACGGATCCACCGTTCCAGACGCTCTGAGGTCCAGGTACGGAGGCTGGGAGAGCCAGGAGCTGGTGGAGATGTTCCAGCAGTATGCCGACTTCGCCTTCAGGGAGTTTGCAGATCTGGCACACTCATGGGTGACTCTCAGCGACTTGGGGAGCATCTGGAAGAACGGACAGACCGCTCAGCAAAACATTCTGCAGCTCAACAAGAATCTTTACAAGAACTTCCATCAACGCTTTCCTGGAAAAT TGTTTGCAGGAAAGAAATTATCATTTGGTCTGGAAACAAAAGACAAGGCTGCACTCCCTCACCTCGAAGCTTCGACAGCT gCCGATTTCCTTTCTGTGCACATTGACTACAACTGTGCCTCTCCAGGGGACTTTGAACAGCAGCTGAGGGACTTTCAG atATCCAGTGGAAACCTGCCCGTCCTCATTTACAAGATGACTGTTCATGAATGTGCCCACAGCCAGCAACAGCCCGTAGAAAAATTGCTTCACG TACTACAGAGCAGCGGATTGGACATAATTGGATGCGACATCGTAGAAATCTTGCTCAAGATGGATCAGAGGAAAGCTTCACTGCG GTCTAGTCACCCAGGCTCCAGGAACAGTTATCAGACTGTTTGGGATAAATTTAGCTCCCAATCAGCAGCAGATCGAGACACTTTCCTTGAACAGTCTTTCCCCTCCGGTTTCCAATGGGCGACCTCTGCAGAGTCTTTCAAGGTGGAGGGAGCCTGGTCGGTAGGCGGCAAAGGAGAAACCATTTGGGACCGCTTTGGCCATGACAACTTAGCCTTTGAAAATCAGACGGCAGACCTCGCTTGTGATAGCTACAACAAAGTGGAATATGATGTCTACCTGCTGAGAGGTCTTCAAGTCAACACCTATCAGTTTTCCATCTCCTGGGCTAGAATTTTCCCAACAGGCCACAGagacagccaatcagagcaagGAGCTCTCTACTATGACAAGCTCATCAATGCACTCATAGAATCTGGCATCCAGCCTGTTGTCACGCTCTACCACTGGGATCTGCCACAGGCCCTCCAGGACAACGGTGGATGGACCAACCCAACTATTGTTGATGCTTTCAAAGACTATGCAGACTTCTGCTTCTCCAGGTTTGGAGACAGAGTCAAGACCTGGAACACATTTAGTAGCCCCTGGGTTGTGAGCCATGCTGGACATGGTACTGGTGAGCATCCTCCTGGAGTAAAGGACTACGTTTCCTCCTCTTATCAG GTCACTCACAACATAATCAAGTCTCATGCTGAGGCTTGGCATGTCTATAATGACAATTACAGGGCAACTCAGGGAGGGAAAGTTGGCATAGCACTTAATTCTGACTGGGCTGAGCCCAAAGCCCCAACCAATACTGAAGACATTGCAGCTGCAGATCGCTACCTGCAGTTCATGCTGGGCTGGTTTGCACATCCCATTTTTGTAGATGGAGATTATTCCGTGGCACTGAAAACACAAATTGAGCTGAAAGTGAAAGAGTGCCCCAGCTCTCAGCCAGCAGTGCTCCCAGTTTTTACCACTGAAGAGAAGGCCAGGATAAAAGGAACAGCTGACTTTTTTGGTTTAAACCATTTTACCTCTCGGTTGGTAAATACTGCTAAAGGTGGTTGCACTCCTGGTCCTGTGGGAGTGGGAGATTATGCGGCAGATGTGGATCCCTCATGGCCTTCAACTGCCTCAGATTGGATCTTTTCTGCACCGTGGGGACTTCGGAGGCTTCTAAACTACATCTCACTAGAATATTTGAGTGCTAACAAAGTGCCTATCTACATCACTGGGAATGGCATGCCAACAGCATACAACACTGAAACCATCAATGATGTGAGCAGAGTAGAGTATCTGAGAAACTACATCAACGAGGCCCTGAAAG CACAAGCCCTTGATGGAGTTGATGTGCAAAGATTCACAGTGCAATCACTCATGGATGGCTTTGAGGGCCCACAAGGCTATAGTGAAAGATTTGGTCTTACTCATGTCAACTTTGAAGATGCAAACAGacaaagaaccccaaaacaaTCTGCATATTTCTTCTCTGGTGTTATTGAAAACAATGGTTTTGGAACACCCGCACGCCATTTAAAAGAGGTGGCAGAAATAACAGTAACCCCTCGTACATCCAAACTTGTCGCTTCACAAGTTCCATCTGAAGCAAAGGTAGTGTGGGACACTCTATCCAGGCAATCTAGGTTCCAGAGACACAAGTATCATTATGGCACTTTCCCACAAGACTTCCTTTGGGGGGTTTCATCTTCAGCTTACCAGATTGAAGGCGGCTGGAATGCTGATGGGAAAGGACCCAGCATCTGGGATACATTCACTCACGGAATAAACACCATTCCTGAGGTTGCAAATGGAGATGTAGCTTGCGACAGTTATAACAGACTTGATGAAGACCTATTCATGCTAGGAGCTCTGAAAGTGAAGTCATACAGATTTTCCTTGTCCTGGTCCAGAATCTTCCCTGATGGAAGACGCTCCTCTCTCAACCAAAATGGTGTTAACTACTACAACAGGCTTATTGACGGTCTCTTGGCTCGTGGCATTACTCCCATGGTAACACTTTATTATTGGGACTTGCCTCAAGCTTTGCAAGACATTGGTGGCTGGGAAAGTGTAGAGATGATTGATTTGTTCAATGATTATAGTGACTTCTGCTTTGCCACCTTTGGCGACAGAGTGAAATTCTGGATAACCTTCAACCAGCCTCACACAATTGCCTGGGCAGGATACGGAACTGGCGCCATGCCACCAAATGTCAACAATCCAGGAACTGCACCATACATAGTGGCACACAATCTCATCAAAGCTCATGCTACAGCCTATCACACATATGATGACAAGTATCGTGCATCACAAGGTGGTCTGGTCTCCATTGCCCTGGATGCTGACTGGGTTGAGCCCTATGATGTTACTGTCCATCGTGAAATTCTGGCCGCTGACCGTGCATTGCAGTTCAGACTAGGTTGGTTTGCACACCCTATTTTCAAGAACGGAGACTATCCTGAGGCAATGAAAGAGCAAGTTCGTGCTAAGAGTGATCTTCAAAAACTGACTGGGTCAAGACTGCCTGCTTTCACTGAGGAGGAGAAAAACTTCATTATGGGAACTGCAGATGTGTTCTGCAtaaaccactacaccaccaagATAGTAAATCACTTGACAGACGAACTGACCCCAGCATCCTATCAATTTGACAGGGACATTGTAGAAAATGAAGAACCCAATTCTCCAACTACAGTCATTTGGGGTCAAAGAGCTGTAGCATGGGGCTTAAGAAGGCTCCTCAACTGGATAAAGGAGGAATATGGAGATCCAGACATTTACGTCTCTGAGAATGGTGCTGCTACAGATCGAGGAATGACTTGGGACGACATTGATAGAGTATTCTTTTACAAGACCTACATTGACGAGGCTCTCAAAG CCTATGAACTTGATGGCGTGAAGATCAAAGGCTATATTGCAACTTCTCTCTTGGATTCCTTTGAGTGGCTACACGGCTACATATATGCATTTGGGTTGCATTATGTAAACTTCAATGATGTAAACCGTCCAAGAACACCCAAATTTTCAGCTCATTACCTTTACCAAGTCATGAAGGACAATGGTTTCCCAGTAACTGAGGTAACAGGAAAACTGTGGGGACATTTTGCAGATGATTTCATGTGGAGCACTGCAACAGCATCATACCAG ATTGAAGGAGCATGGAGAGCAGATGGAAAGGGTATGAGCATCTGGGATAAATTCTCCCACACTCCAGGGAAAGTTCTGCACAATGACAACGGGGACATAGCCTGTGACAGCTACAATAAATTGGAAATTGACATTGGTTTACTGAAGCAGTTAAAGGTAACCCACTACCGCATGTCCATATCATGGCCAAGGGTGCTCCCTGATGGTACAACAAACAACATTAATGAGGCTGGGGTCGACTATTATCATCGTGTGATAGATGCACTGCTTGCTGCAAACATCCAGCCTCAG GTCACTCTGTACCACTGGGATCTCCCACAAGCTCTAGAAGATCAAGGAGGCTGGTTGAGCGATATGGTTGTTGACAGGTTCAGGGAATACGCAGACTTTCTTTTCAGCCGTTTTGGTCATAAAGTCAAGTTTTGGATCACAATCAATGAACCATATATCATAGCTCTTTTGGGCTATGGTTATGGGTCGTTTGCGCCAG GCATCAGCCATGACCCCGGCTCTCTTCATTATGTTGCTGGCCACAACGTGATTAAGGCACACGCAGAGGCCTGGCACGTCTACAACGACAAATACCGAGCCGAACAAAAAGGAAGGATTTCCATCACTCTCAACTCAGACTGGGCAGAACCCCGAAACCCCTACAAGCAAGAGGACATCGACGCTGCAAAACGTTACATGGAT TTCTTCCTTGGTTGGTTTGCCAATCCCATTTTTGTAGGAGACTATAACGAACCAATGAAGCGCATCATTCGAGAACGTAGTCTTGCAAATGGTTTGGATAAGTCCAG GTTGCCTGAATTCACTCCAGCAGAGATTGAGAGAATTAGAGGGACTCATGACTTTTTCGGGTTAAACCATTATACGTCTGTTTTGGCATTCAGTGTTGATTATGGAGAAACTCTGAACTATGATGCAGACAG AGGTACAGTGGTGATTTCTGACCGAACCTGGCTTGAGAGCGGCTCTAACTGGCTGAAGATTGCCCCACTTGGATTCCGCAAGCTTTTGAAGTACATCAAGGATGAATATGGAGATCCCCCGATCCTTGTTACTGAGAATGGTGTGTCAGAGAATGGACCAGTCGATCTAAACGATGAGCACAGGTCTTACTTCTACGAGAACTACATCAACGAGATGCTGAAAG CTAACATGACTGATGGCGCCAACGTCATCGGCTACACAGCTTGGTCACTGATGGACAACCTGGAATGGGCCTCTGGCTACGGAGAGAGATTTGGCCTTTTCTACGTGAACCACACAAATGCCGACAGGCCTCGTACTCCAAAGACCTCCGTGCCTTTTTACACCACCATTGTCAGGTGCAACGGATTCCCAAACCCTGCAGATGGACCTCACGATTGTACAAACCCTCTCTTTTCAACTTCTGGACCTATATCTGACG TGACAACAGAACCGGTCCAAGGGAACATAGTGAAATTCCTGGGCATGGAGCTCTCCATCGATGAAGCTGTGACTGGACTCAACACCACCTTTGCTCTGCTGATAGTGTCTGTGGTTGCAGTAGTTGGCGTAACAGCTCTTCTCATTGTTTCAAAAAAGCGTTCAAAGAAAAGGAGGGATGACTGA
- the LOC112155271 gene encoding lactase-phlorizin hydrolase → MLLAGPLTENVATGEHECSLPIVAASEPYFKVLQSRGVTHVKVPLSWAQLLPTGLPSQPQQDAVQCYKTLMKQLLKVGLQPLVVLHGSTVPDALRSRYGGWESQELVEMFQQYADFAFREFADLAHSWVTLSDLGSIWKNGQTAQQNILQLNKNLYKNFHQHIPSKLSARRSLSFGLDAASVTTLSQIKASTTADFLSVDIDYSCVSSADFEQNLRNLQISSGNLPILILKMNVRDCTDSQHQPLKELLHVLQSSGLDIIGCDIVEILLKMDQRKASLRSSQPGSRNSYQTVWDKFGSQSAADRDTFLEQSFPSGFQWATSAESFKVEGGWLEGGKGETIWDRFGHDNLAFENQTADLACDSYNKVEYDVYLLRGLQVNTYQFSISWARIFPTGHRDSQSEQGALYYDKLINALIESDIQPVVTLYHWDLPQALQDNGGWTNPTIVDAFKDYADFCFSRFGDRVKTWNTFSSPWVVSHAGHGTGEHPPGVKDYVSSSYQVTHNIIKSHAEAWHVYNDNYRATQGGKVGIALNSDWAEPKAPTNTEDIAAADRYLQFMLGWFAHPIFVDGDYSAALKTQIELKVKECPSSQPAVLPVFTSEEKARIKGTADFFGLNHFTSRLVNTAKGGCTPGFVGVGDYGADVDPSWPSTASDWIFSAPWGLRRLLNYISLEYLSANKVPIYITGNGMPTAYNTETINDVSRVEYLRNYINEALKAQALDGVDVQRFTVQSLMDGFEGPQGYSERFGLLYVNFEDANRQRTPKQSAYFFSGVIENNGFGTPTRTFKKVAEIKFTPRPSKLVASQVPSEAKVVWDTLSRQTKFQRQVYHYGTFPQDFLWGVSSSAYQIEGGWNADGKGPSIWDTFSQVPGNIPENANGNVACDSYNRIDEDLNMLKTINVKSYRFSLSWSRIFPDGRRSSLNQKGVDYYNRLIDGLLTQGITPMVTLYYWDLPQALQDIGGWESSQMIDLFNDYSDFCFATFGDRVKFWITFNQPHTIAWAGYGTGAMPPNVNNPGTAPYIVAHNLIKAHATAYHTYDDKYRASQGGLVSIALDADWVEPYDLSVHREILAADRAMQFRLGWFAHPIFKNGDYPEAMKEQVEIKCDFQDLSNSRLPSFTEEEKNFIMGTADVFCINHYTTKIVNHLTDELTPASYQFDRDIAENEITDSPTTPIGGQRAVAWGLRRLLNWIKEEYGDPDIYVSENGAATDRGMTWDDTDRVFFYNTYIDEALKAYDIDGVKVKGYIATSLMDSFEWLHGYVYAFGLYHVDFNDPIRPRTPKYSSYVYSQIINNNGLPVPEEEKKMYGNFREDFLWSSSTSAYQIEGAWTADGKGLSIWDTFSHTPGKVANNDNGDISCDSYNKLDVDIGLLKQIRVSHYRFSISWPRVLPDGTVHNINEAGINYYQRVIDALLAANIQPQITLYHWDLPQALEDEGGWLNETIVDRFRDYADLLFSRFGQKVKLWITINEAYIVALLGYGYGSFAPGIDRDPSTLQYVAAHNIIKAHAEAWHVYNDKYRAEQNGLISITINSEWAEPRNPFKQEDIDGAKRYMDFFIGWFANPIFKGDYTESMKKYILERSLAAGLDKSRLPEFTPAEVERIKGTHDFFGLNYYTSVLVFPVDFGNTLNYDADRGVAFIHDRTWLDTGSSWLKMAPLGFRRILRYIKDEYGNPPVIVTENGLSENGPIDLNDEHRSYFYENHVNQLLKAYLVDGVDVRGYTAWSLMDNLEWASGYSERFGFFYVNHSHPDRPRTPKASVSYYTTLVNCNGFPDPAEGPHECMNLAKGQA, encoded by the exons ATGCTCCTTGCAGGTCCTCTGACTGAAAATGTGGCCACAGGGGAACATGAGTGCAGTCTTCCCATAGTTGCTGCTTCTGAGCCGTATTTTAAAGTCCTCCAGAGCAGAGGGGTGACCCACGTCAAGGTGCCACTGTCATGGGCTCAGCTCCTTCCCACCGGTCTGCCCAGCCAGCCCCAGCAGGATGCAGTCCAGTGTTACAAGACTCTGATGAAGCAGCTGCTGAAGGTGGGTCTTCAGCCTCTGGTCGTCCTCCACGGATCCACCGTTCCAGACGCTCTGAGGTCCAGGTACGGAGGCTGGGAGAGCCAGGAGCTGGTGGAGATGTTCCAGCAGTATGCCGACTTCGCCTTCAGGGAGTTTGCAGATCTGGCACACTCATGGGTGACTCTCAGCGACTTGGGGAGCATCTGGAAGAACGGACAGACCGCTCAGCAAAACATTCTGCAGCTCAACAAGAATCTTTACAAGAACTTCCATCAACATATTCCAAGCAAAT TGTCTGCAAGAAGGAGCTTGTCTTTTGGTTTGGATGCAGCAAGTGTGACCACTCTGTCCCAAATCAAAGCGTCAACAACC GCAGATTTCCTGTCCGTGGACATTGACTACAGCTGTGTCTCCTCAGCAGACTTTGAACAAAACCTGAGAAACTTGCAG ATATCCAGCGGAAACTTGCCTATCCTCATATTAAAGATGAATGTTCGCGATTGCACTGATAGCCAACATCAGCCTCTCAAAGAGTTACTACATG TACTACAGAGCAGCGGATTGGACATAATTGGATGCGACATCGTAGAAATCTTGCTCAAGATGGATCAGAGGAAAGCTTCACTGAG GTCTAGTCAACCAGGCTCCAGGAACAGTTATCAGACTGTTTGGGATAAATTTGGCTCCCAGTCAGCAGCAGATCGAGACACTTTCCTTGAACAGTCTTTCCCCTCCGGTTTCCAATGGGCGACCTCTGCAGAGTCTTTCAAGGTGGAGGGCGGCTGGTTGGAAGGCGGCAAAGGAGAAACCATTTGGGACCGCTTTGGCCATGACAACTTAGCCTTTGAGAACCAGACAGCAGACCTCGCTTGTGATAGCTACAACAAAGTGGAATATGATGTCTACCTGCTGAGAGGTCTTCAAGTCAACACCTATCAGTTTTCCATCTCCTGGGCTAGAATTTTCCCAACAGGCCACAGagacagccaatcagagcaagGAGCTCTCTACTATGACAAACTCATCAATGCACTCATAGAATCTGACATCCAGCCTGTTGTCACGCTCTACCACTGGGATCTGCCACAGGCCCTCCAGGACAACGGTGGATGGACCAACCCAACTATTGTTGATGCTTTCAAAGACTATGCAGACTTCTGCTTCTCCAGGTTTGGAGACAGAGTCAAGACCTGGAACACATTTAGTAGCCCCTGGGTTGTGAGCCATGCTGGACATGGTACTGGTGAGCATCCTCCTGGAGTAAAGGACTATGTTTCCTCCTCTTATCAG GTCACTCACAACATAATCAAGTCTCATGCTGAGGCTTGGCATGTCTATAATGACAATTACAGGGCAACTCAGGGAGGGAAAGTTGGCATAGCACTTAATTCTGACTGGGCTGAGCCCAAAGCCCCAACCAATACTGAAGACATTGCAGCTGCAGATCGCTATCTGCAGTTCATGCTGGGCTGGTTTGCACATCCCATTTTTGTAGATGGAGATTATTCCGCGGCACTGAAAACACAAATTGAGCTGAAAGTGAAAGAGTGCCCCAGCTCTCAGCCAGCAGTGCTCCCAGTTTTTACCTCTGAAGAGAAGGCCAGGATAAAAGGAACAGCTGACTTTTTTGGTTTAAACCATTTTACCTCTCGGTTGGTAAATACTGCTAAAGGTGGTTGCACTCCTGGTTTTGTGGGAGTGGGAGATTATGGGGCAGATGTGGATCCCTCATGGCCTTCAACTGCCTCAGATTGGATCTTTTCTGCACCGTGGGGACTTCGGAGGCTTCTAAACTACATCTCACTAGAATATTTGAGTGCTAACAAAGTGCCTATCTACATCACTGGGAATGGTATGCCAACAGCATACAACACTGAAACCATCAATGATGTGAGCAGAGTAGAGTATCTGAGAAACTACATCAACGAGGCCCTGAAAG CACAAGCCCTTGATGGAGTTGATGTGCAAAGATTCACAGTGCAATCACTCATGGATGGCTTTGAGGGCCCACAAGGTTATAGTGAAAGATTTGGTCTTCTTTATGTGAATTTTGAAGATGCAAACAGacaaagaaccccaaaacaaTCTGCATATTTCTTCTCTGGTGTTATTGAAAACAATGGTTTTGGAACACCCACAcgcacttttaaaaaagtagcaGAAATAAAATTCACTCCTCGTCCTTCCAAACTCGTAGCTTCACAGGTTCCATCCGAAGCAAAGGTAGTGTGGGATACCCTCTCCAGGCAAACAAAGTTCCAGAGACAAGTGTATCATTATGGTACTTTCCCACAAGACTTCCTTTGGGGGGTTTCATCTTCAGCTTACCAGATTGAAGGCGGCTGGAATGCTGATGGGAAAGGACCCAGCATCTGGGATACATTTTCTCAAGTACCTGGCAACATTCCTGAAAATGCAAATGGAAACGTAGCCTGTGACAGTTACAACAGAATTGATGAAGACCTGAATATGCTGAAAACCATAAACGTGAAGTCATACAGATTTTCCCTGTCCTGGTCAAGAATCTTCCCTGATGGAAGACGCTCCTCTCTCAACCAGAAAGGTGTAGACTATTACAACAGACTTATTGATGGTCTTCTAACCCAGGGTATCACTCCCATGGTAACACTTTATTATTGGGACTTGCCTCAAGCTTTGCAAGACATTGGTGGCTGGGAAAGTTCGCAAATGATCGACTTGTTCAATGATTATAGTGACTTCTGCTTTGCCACTTTTGGCGACAGAGTGAAATTCTGGATAACCTTCAACCAGCCTCACACAATTGCCTGGGCAGGATACGGAACTGGCGCCATGCCACCAAATGTCAACAATCCAGGAACTGCACCCTACATAGTGGCACACAATCTCATCAAAGCTCATGCTACAGCCTATCACACATATGATGACAAGTATCGTGCATCACAAGGTGGTCTGGTCTCCATTGCCCTGGATGCTGACTGGGTTGAACCTTACGATCTTAGTGTCCATCGTGAAATTCTGGCCGCTGACCGTGCAATGCAGTTCAGACTAGGTTGGTTTGCACACCCAATTTTCAAGAATGGAGACTATCCTGAAGCAATGAAAGAGcaagttgaaataaaatgtgatttccaAGATTTGTCAAATTCAAGACTACCGTCCTTCACCGAGGAGGAGAAAAACTTCATTATGGGAACTGCGGATGTGTTCTGCAtaaaccactacaccaccaagATAGTAAATCACTTGACAGACGAACTGACCCCAGCATCCTATCAATTTGACAGGGACATTGCAGAGAATGAGATAACTGATTCCCCAACTACTCCCATAGGGGGGCAAAGAGCTGTAGCATGGGGCTTAAGAAGGCTCCTCAACTGGATAAAGGAGGAATATGGAGATCCAGACATTTATGTCTCTGAGAATGGTGCTGCTACAGATCGAGGAATGACTTGGGATGATACTGACAGAGTATTCTTTTACAACACCTACATTGACGAGGCTCTTAAAG CCTACGACATTGATGGGGTGAAAGTCAAAGGCTACATTGCAACATCTCTCATGGATTCTTTTGAGTGGTTACATGGCTACGTATACGCATTCGGGTTATACCATGTCGATTTCAATGATCCAATCCGTCCAAGGACCCCCAAATATTCTTCTTATGTTTACTCCCAAATCATAAACAATAACGGTCTCCCTGTACcggaagaagagaagaaaatgtaTGGAAACTTTAGAGAAGATTTCCTATGGAGTTCTTCAACATCGGCATACCAG ATTGAAGGAGCATGGACTGCAGATGGGAAAGGTTTGAGCATCTGGGACACGTTTTCCCACACTCCAGGAAAAGTGGCGAACAATGACAACGGCGACATATCCTGTGACAGTTACAATAAATTAGATGTGGACATTGGTTTATTGAAGCAAATAAGGGTGTCCCACTATCGGTTCTCCATATCATGGCCAAGAGTTCTCCCCGATGGGACGGTACACAATATAAATGAGGCTGGGATCAATTACTACCAAAGAGTGATAGATGCACTGCTTGCAGCAAATATCCAACCTCAG ATCACTCTGTACCACTGGGATCTTCCACAAGCtctggaggatgaaggaggcTGGTTGAATGAAACCATTGTCGACAGATTCAGGGATTACGCTGACCTTCTATTCAGTCGTTTTGGACAGAAAGTGAAGCTTTGGATCACAATTAATGAAGCATATATTGTAGCGCTTTTAGGTTATGGCTATGGATCATTTGCACCAG gaATCGACCGCGACCCAAGCACTCTCCAATACGTTGCTGCTCACAACATTATCAAAGCTCACGCAGAGGCCTGGCACGTCTACAACGACAAATACCGAGCTGAACAAAATGGACTGATTTCTATCACCATCAACTCTGAATGGGCAGAACCCAGAAATCCCTTTAAGCAAGAGGACATTGATGGTGCTAAACGCTACATGGAT TTCTTTATAGGCTGGTTTGCTAATCCAATATTTAAGGGAGACTACACAGAgtcaatgaaaaaatacattcttgAGAGGAGTCTTGCAGCTGGTTTGGATAAATCCAG GCTGCCTGAGTTCACTCCAGCAGAGGTTGAGAGAATCAAAGGCACCCATGACTTCTTCGGATTAAACTACTACACATCTGTTTTGGTTTTCCCCGTTGATTTTGGAAATACTCTCAATTACGATGCAGATAG GGGTGTGGCGTTCATTCACGATCGGACCTGGCTGGACACGGGGTCCAGCTGGCTGAAGATGGCTCCACTGGGATTCCGTCGAATCCTGAGGTACATCAAGGACGAGTATGGAAATCCACCCGTCATCGTCACTGAGAACGGCCTGTCGGAGAACGGGCCGATTGACCTCAACGATGAACACAGGAGCTACTTCTATGAAAATCACGTCAACCAGTTGCTGAAAG CTTATTTAGTAGATGGAGTGGACGTCCGTGGATACACAGCTTGGTCACTAATGGATAATCTAGAATGGGCTTCTGGCTATTCGGAGAGATTTGGCTTTTTCTACGTTAATCATTCACACCCCGACAGACCTCGCACTCCAAAAGCCTCCGTGTCCTACTACACCACCCTTGTTAACTGCAACGGATTCCCCGACCCGGCAGAGGGACCGCACGAGTGCATGAACCTtgctaaag GTCAGGCCTAA